Proteins encoded by one window of Danaus plexippus chromosome Z, MEX_DaPlex, whole genome shotgun sequence:
- the LOC116778066 gene encoding activin receptor type-1C isoform X3, with protein MFLFKNVAMNTFYRRRYFQLSFLIVSFYLPLANGLKCYCNSDSPSCPNSTCETDGFCMASTSIENGEHKRTYQCWHSETIFPPGDIPIWCREADTMKNIMCCSMDYCNRHFFPEASSMTTAWQVVLWIMVLVVLGVCGAISLWWAKRAPKTIKRENRSLFAPDDSFCDTRHPMMTATIRDMIELTTSGSGSGLPLLVQRSIARQIQLVDIIGKGRFGEVWRGRWRGENVAVKIFSSREECSWFREAEIYQTVMLRHENILGFIAADNKDNGTWTQLWLITDYHENGSLFDFLSVRTIDAATLVKMALSIATGLAHLHMDIVGTKGKPAIAHRDLKSKNILVKANLSCVIGDLGLAVRHNVAGDSVDVPSTNRVGTKRYMAPEVLDESMDGRQFDPYKRSDVYSLGLVLWEMARRCGALPDEYQPPYYDLVPPDPALEDMRRVVCIEKRRPVLPNRWHSDPVLSAISKVMKECWYQNPAARLTALRIKKTLANIATTDHMKL; from the exons ATGTTTCTTTTCAAGAATGTCGCTATGAACACTTTCTACAGGAGAAGATATTTCCAATTGTCTTTCCTtattgttagtttttatttacctttagCAAACG GATTGAAATGTTACTGTAACAGTGACAGTCCCAGCTGCCCAAACTCCACCTGTGAGACAGATGGCTTCTGTATGGCATCTACCAGCATTGAGAATGGTGAACATAAGCGCACCTACCA ATGTTGGCACTCCGAAACGATTTTCCCACCTGGGGACATACCTATATGGTGCCGTGAAGCCGAcacgatgaaaaatattatgtgcTGCTCTATGGACTACTGTAACCGTCACTTCTTTCCAG AGGCGAGTTCTATGACGACGGCATGGCAAGTGGTGTTGTGGATCATGGTGCTGGTGGTGCTGGGAGTGTGTGGCGCTATCAGTCTATGGTGGGCGAAGCGCGCTCCTAAAACCATCAAGAGAGAAAACCGCTCACTCTTCGCGCCTGACGACTCTTTTTGCGACACACGCCATCCGATGATGACTGCCACCATTAGGGACATGATAGAACTTACCACTTCTGGTTCCGGTTCAG GGTTACCGCTGCTCGTTCAACGGTCCATAGCTCGTCAGATCCAACTAGTTGACATAATTGGTAAGGGTCGTTTTGGGGAAGTGTGGCGGGGTAGATGGAGAGGGGAGAACGTCGCCGTGAAGATATTCTCATCCCGTGAAGAGTGTTCCTGGTTCAGGGAGGCGGAAATCTATCAGACCGTGATGCTTCGACACGAGAATATTCTAGGCTTCATCGCAGCTGACAATAAgg aCAACGGCACCTGGACTCAACTATGGCTGATAACAGATTATCATGAGAACGGGTCCTTGTTTGACTTCCTAAGTGTTCGAACTATCGATGCAGCCACGCTTGTTAAAATGGCTCTATCCATCGCTACCGGACTGGCCCATCTCCACATGGACATTGTTGGAACTAAGG GCAAGCCAGCTATAGCCCACCGTGATCTGAAGTCCAAGAATATTCTGGTGAAGGCTAACTTGAGCTGCGTCATCGGAGACCTGGGGCTAGCTGTTAGGCACAACGTCGCTGGTGATTCTGTGGATGTCCCATCAACCAACCGAGTGGGAACAAAGAGATATATGGCGCCAGAG GTGTTGGATGAGAGTATGGACGGCCGTCAGTTCGATCCGTACAAGCGTTCTGACGTGTACTCCCTGGGCTTGGTGTTGTGGGAGATGGCGCGGCGTTGTGGTGCGCTACCAGACGAGTACCAACCTCCATACTACGACCTGGTGCCACCGGATCCAGCCCTCGAAGATATGAGGAGGGTCGTGTGCATAGAGAAGAGACGACCGGTGCTACCTAACAGGTGGCATTCTGATCCA GTTTTGTCTGCGATATCGAAGGTGATGAAGGAATGCTGGTACCAGAACCCCGCGGCCAGACTAACTGCTCTTCGTATCAAGAAGACCCTCGCAAACATCGCCACTACTGACCACATGAAACTATAA
- the LOC116777993 gene encoding uncharacterized protein LOC116777993, translating to MAFLMIYPAVAILSLFVLMVIILILRFGARWCKLRHSTFADQECWHEEAYEQKVSYA from the coding sequence ATGGCATTCTTAATGATATACCCAGCTGTAGCCATCCTCTCTCTGTTTGTCCTCATGGTTATCATACTTATTCTAAGATTTGGGGCACGTTGGTGTAAGCTCCGGCATTCCACCTTTGCTGATCAGGAGTGCTGGCATGAAGAAGCTTATGAGCAAAAAGTATCCTATGCTTAA
- the LOC116778066 gene encoding activin receptor type-1C isoform X1 has translation MFLFKNVAMNTFYRRRYFQLSFLIVSFYLPLANGLKCYCNSDSPSCPNSTCETDGFCMASTSIENGEHKRTYQVVALSCLQSNAFPPENPIKCKNPRTFCCKNDFCNSDEVYQERLTKVLNASSSASEASSMTTAWQVVLWIMVLVVLGVCGAISLWWAKRAPKTIKRENRSLFAPDDSFCDTRHPMMTATIRDMIELTTSGSGSGLPLLVQRSIARQIQLVDIIGKGRFGEVWRGRWRGENVAVKIFSSREECSWFREAEIYQTVMLRHENILGFIAADNKDNGTWTQLWLITDYHENGSLFDFLSVRTIDAATLVKMALSIATGLAHLHMDIVGTKGKPAIAHRDLKSKNILVKANLSCVIGDLGLAVRHNVAGDSVDVPSTNRVGTKRYMAPEVLDESMDGRQFDPYKRSDVYSLGLVLWEMARRCGALPDEYQPPYYDLVPPDPALEDMRRVVCIEKRRPVLPNRWHSDPVLSAISKVMKECWYQNPAARLTALRIKKTLANIATTDHMKL, from the exons ATGTTTCTTTTCAAGAATGTCGCTATGAACACTTTCTACAGGAGAAGATATTTCCAATTGTCTTTCCTtattgttagtttttatttacctttagCAAACG GATTGAAATGTTACTGTAACAGTGACAGTCCCAGCTGCCCAAACTCCACCTGTGAGACAGATGGCTTCTGTATGGCATCTACCAGCATTGAGAATGGTGAACATAAGCGCACCTACCA AGTGGTGGCCTTAAGCTGTTTGCAAAGCAATGCATTCCCACCAGAGAATCCAATCAAATGCAAAAACCCGAGAACGTTTTGCTGTAAAAATGATTTCTGCAACTCTGATGAGGTTTACCAAGAGAGATTAACAAAAGTGCTCAATGCCTCAAGCTCAGCCTCTG AGGCGAGTTCTATGACGACGGCATGGCAAGTGGTGTTGTGGATCATGGTGCTGGTGGTGCTGGGAGTGTGTGGCGCTATCAGTCTATGGTGGGCGAAGCGCGCTCCTAAAACCATCAAGAGAGAAAACCGCTCACTCTTCGCGCCTGACGACTCTTTTTGCGACACACGCCATCCGATGATGACTGCCACCATTAGGGACATGATAGAACTTACCACTTCTGGTTCCGGTTCAG GGTTACCGCTGCTCGTTCAACGGTCCATAGCTCGTCAGATCCAACTAGTTGACATAATTGGTAAGGGTCGTTTTGGGGAAGTGTGGCGGGGTAGATGGAGAGGGGAGAACGTCGCCGTGAAGATATTCTCATCCCGTGAAGAGTGTTCCTGGTTCAGGGAGGCGGAAATCTATCAGACCGTGATGCTTCGACACGAGAATATTCTAGGCTTCATCGCAGCTGACAATAAgg aCAACGGCACCTGGACTCAACTATGGCTGATAACAGATTATCATGAGAACGGGTCCTTGTTTGACTTCCTAAGTGTTCGAACTATCGATGCAGCCACGCTTGTTAAAATGGCTCTATCCATCGCTACCGGACTGGCCCATCTCCACATGGACATTGTTGGAACTAAGG GCAAGCCAGCTATAGCCCACCGTGATCTGAAGTCCAAGAATATTCTGGTGAAGGCTAACTTGAGCTGCGTCATCGGAGACCTGGGGCTAGCTGTTAGGCACAACGTCGCTGGTGATTCTGTGGATGTCCCATCAACCAACCGAGTGGGAACAAAGAGATATATGGCGCCAGAG GTGTTGGATGAGAGTATGGACGGCCGTCAGTTCGATCCGTACAAGCGTTCTGACGTGTACTCCCTGGGCTTGGTGTTGTGGGAGATGGCGCGGCGTTGTGGTGCGCTACCAGACGAGTACCAACCTCCATACTACGACCTGGTGCCACCGGATCCAGCCCTCGAAGATATGAGGAGGGTCGTGTGCATAGAGAAGAGACGACCGGTGCTACCTAACAGGTGGCATTCTGATCCA GTTTTGTCTGCGATATCGAAGGTGATGAAGGAATGCTGGTACCAGAACCCCGCGGCCAGACTAACTGCTCTTCGTATCAAGAAGACCCTCGCAAACATCGCCACTACTGACCACATGAAACTATAA
- the LOC116778064 gene encoding 1-phosphatidylinositol 4,5-bisphosphate phosphodiesterase gamma-1 has product MSAMNSVCYAGGSSDRLIHEADQLISYIERGSSVLKFFPRKRPERRTLSVRRETYQVIWFRHGTPQRHAFEGALDIRDIKEVRVGKSSKDFDRWPDETKRLESSKCFTIYYGTEFKLRSASFAAQTDKDCEAWKQGLKFLIDEAVNASYPLLIERWLRREFYAIENSHEKITLKEVKAFLPKINCKISTSKLRDIFQEVDAGKRGEIGFDDFSVLYHKLIYDENSVHDLFDKYSLYCTNGTTITLRDFQRFLAIEQHDRLAEDEAQSSQFIRDYLKDPQRDISEPYFTLNEFIEMLFSKQNTIWDSKHSKVTQDMTRPLSHYWIASSHNTYLTGDQFSSESSLEAYVRCLRAGCRCIELDCWDGPEGMPFIYHGHTLTTKIKFMDVLRTIKEHAFVVSDYPLILSIEDNCTLPQQRRMAAAFQEVFGDMLVIQPLEKNETKLPSPQDLLKKIILKHKKLPEGAEENSFAVRQEEGRDLDLRNTIKNGILHLEDPVDKEWNPHAFVLTDTKLYYTEHYSTPGETEADSDGETDAENGSVPQDELHFAECWFHGRLAGNRQEAEDLLRAHSHLGDGTFLVRESVTFVGDYCLSFWRQDKVNHCRIKLKQERGTTKYYLIESVCFDSLYSLITHYRQHPLRSQEFLITLREPVPQPTKHEAQEWWQGQCSRAHAEELLRRAATDGAFLVRHSEKEANSYAISFRTGREIKHCRIRKEGRLFTIGTVKFESLVELVNYYEKNALYKKVKLWFPISDKIVRRIANEPDDSSVYGTPGYMDPTTFTSKITVKALYDYRARQDDELSFCKHAIISNVDKPDDGWWRGDYGGKKHHWFPANYVQELELPHAPDIGLESESAALGSLQKGVVDVLGAVVELVVGEEGGAPRWIVRVQSPTTCVPFDMAAPTRENALEWLSAIKEAAQSASARSLMHRKMERTWRIAKEISDLIVYCRSVTFNQERLRNGGFIYSEMSSFPETKAERLMCQQENSFFMKYHAVQLSRIYPKGQRIDSSNYNPVPFWNAGSQLVALNYQTPDKPMQLNMGKFRENGGSGYVLKPSYMLEAGARARSPVSILLRLIGARHLCKSGRGTASPFVEVEIIGAEHDSGVKLVTKTVTDNGINPIWNDICEFEVSNPELALIRFLVQDEDMFGDPNFMGQATYPLRCLRPGYRSVALTNGYSEELELSSLLVHLSYIHR; this is encoded by the exons ATGAGTGCCATGAATTCTGTTTGTTATGCCGGAGGCAGCAGTGACAGACTTATACATGAAGCAGATCAACTAATATCATACATAGAGCGTGGCTCCAGTGTTCTAAAGTTTTTCCCTCGTAAGCGACCAGAAAGACGGACTTTATCAGTCCGCCGGGAAACATATCAAGTGATCTGGTTCAGACATGGAACACCTCAAAGACACGCATTTGAGGGTGCCCTCGACATCAGAGATATCAAAGAAGTTAGGGTCGGAAAATCTTCGAAGGACTTCGATCGGTGGCCAGATGAGACTAAGAGGTTGGAAAGCAGTAAATGTTTCACCATTTATTATGGAACTGAGTTTAAACTGAGATCAGCATCATTTGCAG CTCAAACTGATAAAGATTGTGAAGCTTGGAAACAAGGCTTAAAGTTCCTTATTGATGAAGCTGTGAATGCTTCATATCCCTTGCTGATCGAGAGATGGCTGAGACGTGAATTTTATGCAATTGAAAATTCACATGAAAA GATAACTCTTAAAGAAGTGAAAGCATTCCTTCCTAAGATCAATTGTAAGATTTCGACAAGCAAGCTGCGAGACATCTTCCAAGAGGTTGATGCTGGAAAGAGGGGTGAAATTGGTTTTGATGACTTCTCTGTGCTTTATCATAAACTAATATATGATGAGAAT AGTGTACACGATCTGTTCGATAAGTATTCACTGTATTGTACTAACGGCACCACGATCACGCTGAGGGACTTCCAGCGTTTCCTCGCCATCGAGCAACACGACCGCCTCGCCGAAGATGAGGCACAGTCATCACAGTTCATCAGGGACTATCTAAAAGACCCCCAGCGCGACATATCCGAACCTTACTTCACGCTCAATGAG tTCATTGAAATGCTCTTTTCCAAACAAAACACTATCTGGGACAGTAAACACTCCAAAGTAACACAAGATATGACAAGACCCTTGTCACATTATTGGATAGCGTCGTCCCACAATAC ATACTTAACCGGCGATCAGTTTTCAAGTGAATCATCTCTTGAGGCCTACGTGAGGTGTTTGAGAGCGGGTTGCCGGTGCATCGAACTAGACTGCTGGGATGGACCGGAAGGCATGCCTTTTATTTATCACGGCCACACGCTTACTACCAAGATAAAGTTCATGGACGTTCTTCGCACCATCAAAGAGCATGCTTTTGTCGTATCTGATTACCCGCTTATACTGTCCATCGAAGACAATTGTACGCTGCCCCAGCAGAGGCGTATGGCCGCCGCTTTCCAGGAGGTTTTCGGGGACATGCTGGTAATACAACCTCTTGAGAAGAACGAAACCAAATTACCGTCACCGCAAGATTTACTCaagaaaattatacttaaacaCAAAAAGCTACCGGAGGGCGCCGAGGAGAATTCATTCGCTGTTCGCCAAGAGGAAGGACGTGATTTAGATCTACGTAACACTATCAAGAACGGTATACTACATCTCGAGGATCCCGTGGACAAGGAGTGGAATCCGCACGCATTCGTGTTGACGGATACCAAACTGTACTATACGGAACACTACAGCACGCCTGGGGAAACGGAAGCCGACAGTGACGGGGAGACTGACGCTGAGAATGGTTCCGTACCTCAAGACGAGCTGCACTTCGCAGAATGTTGGTTCCACGGTCGCCTGGCTGGAAACAGACAGGAGGCGGAAGACCTTCTGCGAGCCCACTCCCATCTTGGAGACGGTACATTCCTGGTACGTGAGAGCGTCACATTTGTCGGCGACTATTGCCTGTCCTTCTGGCGGCAGGATAAAGTTAACCACTGCAGGATAAAGTTGAAACAGGAACGTGGTACCACTAAGTACTACCTGATCGAATCAGTATGCTTCGACAGTCTCTACAGCCTGATAACTCACTACCGTCAGCATCCGTTACGGAGTCAG GAGTTCTTGATTACTCTGCGGGAACCAGTACCTCAGCCGACGAAGCACGAGGCCCAGGAGTGGTGGCAGGGTCAGTGTTCGCGAGCTCATGCTGAAGAGCTACTCCGCAGGGCTGCCACAGACGGAGCCTTCCTTGTGAGGCACAGCGAAAAGGAGGCTAACTCATATGCCATCAGCTTCAG GACTGGTCGTGAAATAAAGCACTGCAGAATCAGGAAGGAGGGGAGGTTGTTTACCATTGGTACGGTGAAGTTTGAATCGTTAGTTGAACTTGTGAACTACTACGAGAAGAACGCTCTTTACAAGAAGGTTAAGCTGTGGTTCCCTATCAGCGATAAGATTGTGCGCCGCATCGCTAAC GAGCCCGACGACAGCTCCGTGTACGGAACACCCGGATACATGGACCCAACAACGTTCACCTCAAAG ATAACAGTGAAAGCGCTGTATGACTACCGAGCGAGACAGGACGACGAGCTGTCATTCTGCAAGCACGCGATCATTAGCAATGTGGACAAACCGGACGATGGCTGGTGGCGTGGAGACTACGGCGGCAAGAAGCACCACTGGTTCCCCGCAAATTACGTACAGGAGTTGGAACTGCCACACGCCCCAGATATT GGTCTGGAGAGTGAGAGCGCTGCATTAGGCTCTTTACAAAAGGGCGTCGTAGATGTACTGGGGGCCGTTGTTGAACTGGTAGTAGGCGAAGAAGGCGGGGCTCCGAGGTGGATCGTACGCGTACAAAGTCCTACCACCTGCGTTCCTTTCGATATGGCAGCTCCCACTCGTGAGAACGCTTTAGAATGGCTGTCTGCGATTAAAGAAGCAGCTCAGAGCGCCAGCGCTAGGTCACTAATGCACCGTAAGATGGAGCGAACTTGGCGCATTGCAAAGGAAATATCCGACTTGATAGTGTATTGCCGGTCGGTGACATTCAATCAGGAACGTCTTCGCAATGGCGGCTTCATTTACAGCGAGATGTCCTCCTTCCCCGAGACCAAAGCGGAGCGCCTCATGTGTCAGCAAGAAAACAGCTTCTTCATGAAATACCACGCTGTGCAGCTCAGCCGCATCTACCCGAAAGGTCAGAGGATCGACTCCTCTAACTACAACCCGGTGCCATTCTGGAACGCTGGCTCTCAGCTGGTGGCGTTGAACTATCAGACGCCGGACAAACCGATGCAACTGAACATGGGCAAGTTCAGAGAAAATGGTGGTAGTGGATACGTTCTGAAGCCAAGCTACATGCTGGAAGCCGGGGCGCGCGCTCGGTCGCCCGTTTCCATTCTATTGCGCCTTATTGGCGCGAGACATCTCTGCAAATCTGGTCGTGGCACCGCTAGCCCTTTTGTAGAGGTGGAAATCATCGGCGCTGAACACGATAGCGGCGTTAAGCTTGTCACAAAAACAGTCA CTGATAACGGCATAAATCCAATCTGGAACGACATCTGCGAATTCGAGGTTTCGAACCCGGAATTGGCTCTCATCCGGTTCTTGGTTCAAGACGAAGATATGTTCGGGGACCCTAACTTCATGGGCCAGGCCACCTACCCCCTGCGCTGCCTTCGCCCCGGATATCGAAGTGTAGCCCTCACCAACGGATACTCTGAAGAACTGGAGCTATCATCGCTCCTGGTTCACTTGTCATACATACATCGCTAA
- the LOC116777703 gene encoding heparanase-like — protein sequence MLSNKRLVASCALVLCLNITLLVLFAKYNVGDKCYITINEHQKVLAVLPDNFLSFGIDASEIQDYDKVDFTSIRLRELASALGPARLRLGGTMSDRLIFSAEDLPSVSCDHCLASSHNETACVALKKLCKNKFLPFFLMTGRKWTEINEFCQATNTKLLFTLNLLLRDSHEWNSQNAVELIKYSKQKKFDIDWQLGNEPNSFRHVFNLTVTPQELAHDFKKLRNLLNHHGYKKSLLVGPDTTRPQDHQPNCLKYMVEFLGNGSHFVNARSWHQYYLNSRTAKLQDFWNPETFDLLKEQIETMQNHTKKYHNIPMWLSETSTSYGGGAPGLSNTYAGTPLWVDKLGLSAKYNISTVIRQSFYGGNYSLVNEELEPLPDWWVSVLYKKLVGNKVLHLMCKCSPHQRVYVHCANKNYTNDSSAITVYAINLEMEKVQFLLNGTALHGDNIIIDEFIISAPSNNRRTKTILLNGWPLHYESASLDLQPNHKKYNNRISMPPYSIGFWVIKNTSIKICK from the coding sequence atgttatccaATAAACGTTTGGTAGCTTCATGTGCATTAGTTTTGTGTTTGAATATTACCTTGTTAGTACTCTTTGCAAAGTATAATGTTGGAGACAAATGCTACATAACAATAAACGAGCATCAGAAAGTGCTGGCGGTATTGCCTGACAACTTTTTAAGTTTTGGCATTGATGCATCTGAAATACAGGATTATGATAAGGTTGATTTTACAAGTATTCGATTAAGAGAATTAGCTTCGGCTCTTGGCCCAGCAAGATTACGTTTGGGAGGTACAATGTCTGATAGATTAATTTTCAGTGCTGAAGACTTACCTTCAGTCTCGTGTGATCACTGTCTGGCATCAAGTCACAATGAAACAGCCTGTGTTgctcttaaaaaattatgtaagaaTAAGTTTTTGCCATTCTTTCTAATGACCGGCCGTAAATGGacagaaataaatgaattttgtcAAGCAACAAAcacaaagttattatttacattaaatttactgCTTCGCGATAGTCATGAATGGAATTCTCAAAATGCTGttgaattgataaaatattctaaacagAAGAAGTTTGATATTGACTGGCAACTTGGAAATGAGCCTAACTCTTTCAGACATGTATTCAATTTGACTGTTACCCCTCAAGAATTAGCTCATGACTTCAAAAAGCTTCGGAATCTCCTAAATCATCatggatataaaaaatcattattagtAGGGCCTGACACCACTAGGCCCCAAGATCATCAACCAAACTGTCTgaaatatatggtggaattccTAGGCAATGGTTCACATTTTGTAAATGCTAGATCATGGCATCAGTACTACCTGAATAGTAGAACTGCTAAGTTACAAGATTTTTGGAATCCTGAAACATTTGACTTGCTTAAAGAACAAATCGAAACTATGCAAAATCACACCAAGAAATATCACAATATACCCATGTGGCTCAGTGAAACTAGTACTTCTTATGGCGGTGGGGCCCCTGGTTTGTCCAACACATATGCTGGTACTCCTCTATGGGTAGATAAGCTGGGCCTGTCTgctaaatataacatttccaCTGTCATAAGGCAAAGCTTTTATGGAGGAAACTACAGCCTTGTAAATGAAGAACTCGAACCTCTTCCTGATTGGTGGGTGAGTGTGTTATATAAGAAGTTAGTGGGCAATAAAGTTCTTCATTTGATGTGTAAGTGTTCTCCACATCAGAGAGTTTATGTTCATTGTGctaataagaattatacaAATGATTCAAGTGCAATAACAGTTTATGCCATTAATTTAGAAATGGAAAAAGTCCAATTTCTTCTCAATGGCACTGCCTTACATggtgataatataataattgatgaattCATAATAAGTGCTCCTTCAAATAACAGGCGAACAAAAACCATACTTTTAAATGGCTGGCCACTGCATTATGAGTCAGCTAGTCTTGACCTGCAACCCAATcacaagaaatataataaccgTATATCTATGCCGCCATATTCCATAGGATTTtgggttattaaaaatacgtcaattaaaatatgtaaatga
- the LOC116777992 gene encoding uncharacterized protein LOC116777992: MSAYESNAYFTGNGTFKSINPILSKVGDFTPFYITIAICSVILGSLLVINFVCCCSRYSDYWLDRHTGNRWLVSIWSATPHKQPPLDFTELESQYQPVQYVHPYHTEEYQEVHHEVRQSISQQPLTTSQEYLELHKKESDI; this comes from the exons ATGTCGGCATATGAATCAAACGCTTACTTTACAGGCAACGGGACATTCAAGTCTATAAATCCTATCCTGTCTAAAGTGGGGGATTTCACTCCTTTCTATATCACGATAGCTATCTGCTCTGTCATCTTGGGCTCGCTGCTTGTCATCAATTTTGTTTGCTGTTGTTCACGCTACTCTGACTATTGGCTCGATCGGCATACTG GTAACCGATGGTTGGTATCTATATGGTCAGCAACACCCCACAAACAACCACCTCTTGACTTTACTGAACTAGAGAGTCAATACCAGCCAGTGCAGTACGTGCATCCATATCACACAGAGGAGTACCAAGAAGTGCATCACGAAGTGCGGCAATCTATATCACAGCAACCACTTACAACATCACAAGAATATCTAGAACTTCATAAGAAGGAGAGTGACATATAA
- the LOC116778066 gene encoding TGF-beta receptor type-1 isoform X2 — protein sequence MFLFKNVAMNTFYRRRYFQLSFLIVSFYLPLANGLKCYCNSDSPSCPNSTCETDGFCMASTSIENGEHKRTYHCIELKALIPIEHPFGCSTTKTRNESVVIQCCESYNMCNRDLILETHTKPPEASSMTTAWQVVLWIMVLVVLGVCGAISLWWAKRAPKTIKRENRSLFAPDDSFCDTRHPMMTATIRDMIELTTSGSGSGLPLLVQRSIARQIQLVDIIGKGRFGEVWRGRWRGENVAVKIFSSREECSWFREAEIYQTVMLRHENILGFIAADNKDNGTWTQLWLITDYHENGSLFDFLSVRTIDAATLVKMALSIATGLAHLHMDIVGTKGKPAIAHRDLKSKNILVKANLSCVIGDLGLAVRHNVAGDSVDVPSTNRVGTKRYMAPEVLDESMDGRQFDPYKRSDVYSLGLVLWEMARRCGALPDEYQPPYYDLVPPDPALEDMRRVVCIEKRRPVLPNRWHSDPVLSAISKVMKECWYQNPAARLTALRIKKTLANIATTDHMKL from the exons ATGTTTCTTTTCAAGAATGTCGCTATGAACACTTTCTACAGGAGAAGATATTTCCAATTGTCTTTCCTtattgttagtttttatttacctttagCAAACG GATTGAAATGTTACTGTAACAGTGACAGTCCCAGCTGCCCAAACTCCACCTGTGAGACAGATGGCTTCTGTATGGCATCTACCAGCATTGAGAATGGTGAACATAAGCGCACCTACCA TTGTATCGAGCTGAAAGCACTGATACCCATCGAGCACCCCTTCGGTTGCTCCACAACGAAAACTAGAAATGAATCGGTGGTGATACAATGTTGTGAATCGTATAACATGTGCAACCGCGACCTCATCTTGGAAACACACACGAAGCCGCCAG AGGCGAGTTCTATGACGACGGCATGGCAAGTGGTGTTGTGGATCATGGTGCTGGTGGTGCTGGGAGTGTGTGGCGCTATCAGTCTATGGTGGGCGAAGCGCGCTCCTAAAACCATCAAGAGAGAAAACCGCTCACTCTTCGCGCCTGACGACTCTTTTTGCGACACACGCCATCCGATGATGACTGCCACCATTAGGGACATGATAGAACTTACCACTTCTGGTTCCGGTTCAG GGTTACCGCTGCTCGTTCAACGGTCCATAGCTCGTCAGATCCAACTAGTTGACATAATTGGTAAGGGTCGTTTTGGGGAAGTGTGGCGGGGTAGATGGAGAGGGGAGAACGTCGCCGTGAAGATATTCTCATCCCGTGAAGAGTGTTCCTGGTTCAGGGAGGCGGAAATCTATCAGACCGTGATGCTTCGACACGAGAATATTCTAGGCTTCATCGCAGCTGACAATAAgg aCAACGGCACCTGGACTCAACTATGGCTGATAACAGATTATCATGAGAACGGGTCCTTGTTTGACTTCCTAAGTGTTCGAACTATCGATGCAGCCACGCTTGTTAAAATGGCTCTATCCATCGCTACCGGACTGGCCCATCTCCACATGGACATTGTTGGAACTAAGG GCAAGCCAGCTATAGCCCACCGTGATCTGAAGTCCAAGAATATTCTGGTGAAGGCTAACTTGAGCTGCGTCATCGGAGACCTGGGGCTAGCTGTTAGGCACAACGTCGCTGGTGATTCTGTGGATGTCCCATCAACCAACCGAGTGGGAACAAAGAGATATATGGCGCCAGAG GTGTTGGATGAGAGTATGGACGGCCGTCAGTTCGATCCGTACAAGCGTTCTGACGTGTACTCCCTGGGCTTGGTGTTGTGGGAGATGGCGCGGCGTTGTGGTGCGCTACCAGACGAGTACCAACCTCCATACTACGACCTGGTGCCACCGGATCCAGCCCTCGAAGATATGAGGAGGGTCGTGTGCATAGAGAAGAGACGACCGGTGCTACCTAACAGGTGGCATTCTGATCCA GTTTTGTCTGCGATATCGAAGGTGATGAAGGAATGCTGGTACCAGAACCCCGCGGCCAGACTAACTGCTCTTCGTATCAAGAAGACCCTCGCAAACATCGCCACTACTGACCACATGAAACTATAA